One window from the genome of Plasmodium relictum strain SGS1 genome assembly, chromosome: 12 encodes:
- a CDS encoding MSP7-like protein: MRGKFIFFSSIFLFLSHTISSEEGVDFNAPINSEEDEVLKNILKRLDDYLKNDASTQDNIELKNNENLQNSENSDSGENNEVNGENEENNEEVIEENNKKVNGENEEELNAENNEEVIEENNKKVNGENEKFTGQTAQEFVEETEEATEDEKKPLEGNEEELNEENNKKVNGENEEELNAENNEEVIEENNKKVNGENEKFTGQTAQEFVEETEEATEDEKKPLEGNEEELNEENNKEVNGENEEELNAENKEVDGKNKKELNEESNEEVIEKSEKFTGQTAQEFVEKEAEEATEDEKKPLEGNEEESREEIVENILVNKPEKNSDEGNKLRGENDEELKQDIDETQNSRNTNLKDNENELGDDGVFIGQTADEALENVTNTVRAQDSSSSHSHVSSSVPGVGGVPGVAGVPGVPGVPGVPGVPGVPGPQGTQETTTGASTTNNTLDTLYDDVLKRLKIEHNNSPYSDGYNNFKNEFKLHNLSKKEHDMIKEIIDEFAKKYTNQDDINKIADLFRSAFTDKGLAEELKALIYSIYGYAKRHNYLRSVQSKKETYSVMVQNAVELLGAMLIDKIK, from the coding sequence ATGAGAGGaaagtttatatttttttcttctatttttttatttttatcacatACTATATCGTCTGAAGAAGGAGTAGATTTCAATGCACCAATAAATAGTGAAGAAGATGAAGtattaaaaaacattttaaaaagattagatgattatttaaaaaatgatgcCTCTACACAAGACAatatagaattaaaaaataatgaaaatttacaAAACTCAGAAAATTCAGATTCTggagaaaataatgaagtaaatggagaaaatgaagaaaataatgaagaagtAATTGAAGAAAACAATAAGAAAGTAAATggagaaaatgaagaagaattaaatgcagaaaataatgaagaagtAATTGAAGAAAACAATAAGAAAGTAAATGGAGAAAATGAGAAATTCACTGGCCAAACTGCACAAGAATTTGTAGAAGAGACAGAAGAAGCTAcagaagatgaaaaaaaaccTTTAGAGGGaaatgaagaagaattaaatgaagaaaataataagaaagTAAATggagaaaatgaagaagaattaaatgcagaaaataatgaagaagtAATTGAAGAAAACAATAAGAAAGTAAATGGAGAAAATGAGAAATTCACTGGCCAAACTGCACAAGAATTTGTAGAAGAGACAGAAGAAGCTAcagaagatgaaaaaaaaccTTTAGAGGGaaatgaagaagaattaaatgaagaaaataataaggaAGTAAATggagaaaatgaagaagaattaAATGCAGAAAATAAGGAAGTAGatggaaaaaataaaaaagaattaaatgaagaaagtAATGAAGAAGTAATTGAAAAAAGTGAGAAATTCACTGGACAAACTGCACAAGAATTTGTAGAAAAAGAGGCAGAAGAAGCTACAGAAGATGAAAAGAAACCTTTAGAGGGAAATGAAGAAGAATCACGAGAAGAAATTGTAGAGAACATTTTAGTAAATAAACCTGAAAAAAATTCAGATGAAGGGAATAAATTAAGGGGGGAGAATGATGAAGAATTAAAACAGGATATTGATGAAACTCAAAACAGTAGAAACACGAATTTAAAGGAcaatgaaaatgaattagGTGATGATGGAGTATTTATAGGGCAAACTGCAGATGAAGCCTTAGAAAATGTTACAAATACTGTAAGAGCTCAAGATTCAAGTTCCTCACATAGCCATGTAAGCTCATCAGTTCCAGGAGTAGGAGGAGTTCCAGGAGTTGCAGGAGTTCCAGGCGTTCCAGGAGTTCCAGGAGTTCCAGGAGTTCCAGGAGTTCCAGGACCCCAAGGAACCCAAGAAACCACAACAGGTGCAAGCACAACAAATAACACATTAGATACTCTTTATGATGATGTTCTTAAACGTTTAAAGATCGAACATAATAATTCTCCTTATAGTGATggatataataattttaaaaatgaatttaaattaCATAACTTGAGTAAAAAAGAACATGATATGATTAAGGAAATTATTGATGAGTTTGCCAAAAAATACACAAACCaagatgatataaataaaatcgCTGATTTATTTAGATCAGCATTTACTGATAAGGGTCTTGCTGAAGAGTTAAAGGCCTTAATCTATAGTATATATGGGTATGCTAAACGTCATAATTACTTAAGATCTGTTCAATCAAAGAAAGAAACATACAGTGTCATGGTACAAAATGCAGTTGAATTACTAGGAGCTATGTtaattgataaaataaaataa